A stretch of DNA from Pseudomonas sp. HN11:
AGGTTGATGTCCAGCACCAGGCAGGTGGGTACGTCTGTACGCGGTTGGCTCAGAAACGCCTGGGCCGATTCGAACAGCCGGGGTTGCCACTGGGCAAACCGGATCAACAGCTCCAGGGATTCACGCACGGAAACATCGTCATCGACAACGAATACGATCGGCTGGGTGTCGGTCATCGGCGCGGCTCTGCGTGCATGGGCGATGGGGGGAGTCGAATGCATCATGATAGCTCCTTCAAGATAGCTCCCTGATGGAGCGGTTCAGTCGACCGGGAAGGCCGCACTCAGCGCTTTGAGCAGTTGCGCTTCGCTGAACGGCTTCATCAGGCAGTCCACCACGCCGGTGCGCATCAATTTCTGCCGGTCGCCGGCATCGCCATGGGCGGTGATGAAGATCACCGGTATGGCATGGCCACCCAGTTTTAGGGTGGTGTGCAGTTCCGGGCCGGACATGCCTGGCATCGCCACATCAAGGATCAGGCAGCGCGTACTCGCCACATTAGGTGATGATAGAAACACTTGGGCCGACGGAAACGCTTCGACGGCGAAACCGAATTCCCGGAGCAGGTCCGGCAGGGATTCTCGCACCGATTCGTCATCATCGACGACCGCGATGAGTAGTGGCTTTTTCATCAGTGACCCTCCTTGGTCGAATCGGCGTCCTGGTCGGTCACCCGTGGCAGGGTAAACCGGAACGTGGCGCCAGGTCCGCTATGGGCGCAGGCCCACAGTACCCCGTCATGCCGCTCGATAATGGAGCGGCTGATGGACAACCCTATGCCCATGCCGCTGGTTTTAGTGGTGTAGAACGCCTGAAACAGGCGCTCGGCGTCCAGCGGATCGAAACCGTTGCCGTTGTCCTTCACGGCAAGGTAGACGCGTTGGTGTTCGTCCAGGCCAGTGGTGACGTGCAGGTGCCGCGTGCGACCCGTCATGGTGTTCATCGCCTCGGTGGCATTGAGGATCAAGTTGAGGATCACTTGTTGCAACTGCACGCGGTCGGCCTTGACGGCGGGCAGGGCGTCGGCAAATTCCAGGTGCAGTTTCGCGTCATTGCGCTGCAGTTCATCCAACAGCATGGCGATGACCTCTCGCGCCGCTTCATTCAAGTCGACCGGTTCGAGGGTGAGGCACTTCTTCGAAAACAGCGCACGCAGGCGGTTGATCACCTCGGCGGCGCGATTGCCATCGCGGATGGTACGCCGGGCGGTCTCCAGGGCACCGGCGACATTTGGCGGGTCGGCGCCCAGCATGCGCAGGCAGGTGCTGGCATTGGTGATGATGCCGGCCAGCGGCTGATTGACTTCGTGGGCAATCGAGGCGGTGACGGTGCTCAGGCTCGCCACGCGTGCCAAGTGCGCCAGCTCCGAACGGACCTTGCTCAGGGTTTCTTCCGATAACTGGCGTTCGATAGCGATGCTGGCCGCCAGCATTTCAGCGCGTTTGCGGTCTTCGATATCCGTGTTTTCTCCGTACCAGCGCACGACCGTGCCCCATTGGTCCCGTTGCGGCACCGCGCGCACCAGGAACCAGCGATAGTCGCCGTCGAAACGACGCAAACGTGCCTCGTACTCTCCGGCTTCGCCCGACTGCAACAGGGCGCCCCAGTACTCGGCCAGTTGCCCGGCGTCGTCGGGGTGGACCGAACGCGCCCAGCCGTTGCCGCGCGCTTCGTCCAGGCTCATGCCGGTGTAGTCGCACCAACGCTGGTTGACGAAACCGACACTGCCATCCGGTTCCGCGCTCCAGACAAATCCGGGGATGGCATTGATGATGTTGCTGAGGCGGTCCTGCGAGGCGCTGACTTCGGCCAGTGCGTGGGCGATCAAGGCTTTGTCGCGCTTCTGCTCATCAATATCAACGCTGATCACCCACCAGCGGATGATCCGGCCCTGGCTGTCACGCATCGGCTTGCCGTCACTGACGAACCAGCGGTATGCGCCGTCCGCCTGCTGCAGGCGCAGTTCCTTGCGATAGGGCGCGCCACTGCGCACCGCTTCGCGCCATGCGTTGGCTGTGCTTTGCAGGTCATCCGGGTGCACGGCCGACTGCCAGCCACACCCGACGGCCGCGCTGGCACTGCGTCCGGTGTAGGTGCACCAGCCTTGGTTGACGTAGTCGACGCTGCCATCCACCAAAGCGGTGAAGGCCACCCCGGGCAGTGCATCGACGACGCGATCGAATTCATTCGACATACCGGTTCTCTAGTGACAGGCGCCGTGCGCAGAGAATGCCCTGTGGGCGGCTGTTCGCCCATCATACTTAGGTGTCGCCTGTCCGCGCAGGCGGGCAGGCGAACGATACCATCGTGTTATCGATGGCGGGCACGGGTTCTGTTCTGATTGAGCCACGCACCCCGAGTGCGCATTCCTCAATTTCCCGGAGCTCTGCCATGACCGCCAAAAAAGTACTCTACACCGCCAAAGTCCATACCACCGGTGCGCGCGACGGGGGCACTTCGCGCAGTGACGACGGGCGCCTGGACATCCTTCACTCCCTGCCGGGTTCCAAAGGCAGCGGCACCAACCCCGAGCAACTGTTCGCTGCCGGCTGGTCGGCTTGTTTTGACGGCGCGCTGGGGTTGGCGGCGCGCGCATTGAAGGTCGACCTGCCGGCTGATGTAGCCATCGATGCTGAAGTCGACTTGTGCCTTGAGGGCGATGCGTACTTCCTGCGTGCGCGCCTGAACATCAGCCTGCCGGGGCTGGAGCGCCATGTGGCGTTGGCGCTGATCGAAACTGCTCACCAGACGTGCCCGTACTCCAAAGCGGTGCGTGGCAACATCGACGTGGTGCTGAACCTGGCTTGAATGTAAGCCACTGTATCCAGCACGACTGACGTTACACAGCCATTCAAACCTGCCGCTTTGCCGACATGCCGTAGATACACGCGCCGCGCAGCATTGCGGCAGGTTCGGCGTCACCCGACGCTGACGGATCTTGAAGGCTATGAACACGATGAAAGCTGTGATGATCAACGCATTTGGCGGCCCCGAGGTCTTGGCCGTGCAAGAGGTTTCACTGGCCCGACCGGGGCCCGGGCAGGCACTGGTCCAGGTCATGGCCGCCGGCGTGAATTTCATGGATACCGGCGCGCGCCGAGGCCTAGGCGCCGCCGCGAGCCCGTTGCCGCTGACGCTGGGCGCAGAGGGCGCGGGAGTGGTTTTGGCCATCGGTCCCGATGTGACCGACGTGGTGCCTGGTGACCGGGTGGCCTGGTATTACGTGCCAGGCAGTTACGCGCAACAGGTGATCGCCCCGGTCAGCCAGTTGGTGCCGTTGCCCGATGACATCGGCTTCGAAACCGCCGCCGGCCTGATGATGCAAGGCCTCACCGCGAGCAATCTGGTGTTTGACGTGCACGCCCTCCAGAAGGGCGACGTGGCGTTCATCCATGCTGCGGCGGGCGGTGTTGGGCTGATGCTGACGCAGATGGTCAAGCTGCTCGGCGGTCAGGCGATTGGTCGGGTTTCCCATGCCGACAAAGTCGACAGCGTATTGGCGGCCGGCGCCGATTATGTGGTGATCGGGCGCGCCGGGCATATCGCCGGCCAGGTCGAACGCCTGGTGGGCGAACACGCGGTGAATGTGGTGTATGACGGCACCGGCAGTGAAGGTTTCAGCGAATCACTCAATCTGCTGGATTACTTCGGCACCTTGGCCTTGTTCGGTCCGTTCATGGACCCGATCGCGCCGATCGATATCTTTTCCATCCCGCGCAGCATCAAGCTGACCTATCCGGTCGTAATGCACCATGTGCGCAGCCGCGAAACCTTGCTGGCGCGTACACAGCAGTTGTTCACCTGGGTGCGCACCGGAAGGCTCAACGTGAACATCGGCCAGCGTTATTCGCTGGCGCAGGCGCACCAGGCTCATCGGGATATCGAGTCACGCAGGAGCACGGGCAAGCTGATTATCCTGCCTCAAGAGTAGGCCGGCGGCTACGCCAGATCAGCAGGGCAGCCAGCAGTTGGCTGCCCGCGTAGACGGTGAACAGATCCTGGGGGCGCCACTGGGCGTCGAGCAGTACACCGGCGAACGTGGGCGACACAATTGCACCCAGCCTTCCCGTGGCCAGCACCAGGCCCACACCGCGAGTACGCTCGGGAGTGTCGAATGCCTGGGGCGCCAGCACAAACAGCGCGGCAATGGCGGCGTAGAGCAATAGCCCGGCCGTGAACCCCGTGGCAATGGCCAGCATCGGTACGCGCGTGGCCGTTACCATCAGTAGCATCAGCACGGCATTGAACAGCAGGCACATGCACAACAAGCGGTGGCAGCCCCAGCGATTTGCACCCAAGCCCAACAGTAAGGCGCCAAACATGCCACCGACCGTGAGCAACATGCCGCCGGTGATGCCATGGCGTGCGGAAAAACCGCTGTGAGTCAGCAGCATGGGGGTCCAGCTCATCACAAAATAAAACCCGAACATCAGCAAGAAACATACGCCGGCCAAAGCGCAGGTCGATGGCCAGCGGCCGTGGCTGAACAGGCCGCAATAGCCTTGACCCGGCTGCTCGGCCGCCAACTGCGACGCAGACTCGCGCAACCACAGCGCACCGACGGCACCCACCAACAGCGTCAGGCTGCCCCCCGTCAGGAACACGTAGCGCCAGCCGAGGCTGTCGTTGAGTTGATGGGCCAGTACGCCGCCCAAGGTGGCGCCCAGCGCAAAGGCCACCGATTGCAAGGCAATCGCCAGGCTGCGACGTGTGGGCGGTGCGTGGTCGTGGGTCAGTACATTGGCGCCGACCAGCACTGCGCCCACGCCGATACCCGTGAGCAAGCGCAGGCACAGCAACGTGCAATACCCCTGGCTCCAGAAACACAGCACCATGGTCACGCCGCTGAGCATAAGGCTCGCCAGCAACACACGGCGGCGTCCATGCCGGTTGGCCAGCGGCGCAGCCCCCAGCGAGCCGCAGGTCATGCCCACCAGGCTGGCGCTGAGCAGCAGCCCGATTTGCGCCGCGCTCAATGACCACTGTGCCGCCACGCGACTGGCCGTGAACGCCATGGCCATTGCATCCAGGCCATCGATCACATTGAACAGCAAGCACAGCCCCACAACGGTCCACGCCGCGCGCCGTGTCGAAATGCTCGGTGTTGTCGCATTGATTGCTTGCCCACTCATTGGCTTCGGGTCTCTTGTTTATCGGGGATGGATGGCAGCAGCGGGCGGCCCTGCTGGCAAGTCATACAAAGGTATCGACCGACACCTACGTGCAATCGTGCGCTGCAAACGCCGATGGTCTGATCAGTCTTGCACCGGCCACCAGGCACGGTGCCACGACAGGAGATTCATCATGTTTGCAGCTTCGTCCCTTTACCTGCGGTTTCGCTGCCGGGCCTCGTTGCTCGGCCTGGCGCTGCTCGCCGGTAGCCAGGCCGCGTGGGCGGCCTCCGACGCCATCCGCCCGTACCGTATTCATGTTGAAGAAGCACAACTGACCGACCTGCATAAACGCATCGCCGCCACCCGCTGGCCCGACAAGGAAACCGTCAACGACAGCTCCCAGGGTGTGCAATTGGCGCAGGTCCAGGCGTTGGTCAAGTACTGGGGCAGTGGCTACGACTGGCGCAAGGCGGAGGCCAGGCTCAATGCACTGCCTGAGTTCATCACCACCATCGACGGTGTCGACATCCAGTTCATTCATGTGCGCTCGCGCAACCCCAACGCGCTGCCGTTGATTCTTACTCACGGATGGCCGGGCTCTCAATTTGAGTTTCTCAAGACCATCGGCCCGTTGACCGACCCGGTCGCCTACGGTGGCCGCATCGAAGACTCATTCGACGTAGTGATCCCTTCGATCCCCGGCCATGGTTTTTCCGGCAAGCCCACCGAACTGGGCTGGGGCCCGGACCGGGTCGCCAAGGCCTGGGACGTGCTGATGAAACGACTGGGCTACAGCCATTACGTGTCACAGGGCGGCGACCATGGTTCGGTGATCTCTGACGCATTGGGCCGCCTGTCGCCCCCTGGTTTGCTCGGCATCCACCTGAACATGCCGGCCACCGTGCCACCTGAACTGGTCAAACCGATCAATAGCGGTGAGCCGGCGCCCGCCACCCTGACCGAACCTGAGCGCACGGCCTACAACGCGCTGAGCACCTTCTTCGGGCGCAACGCGGCCTATGGCGCAATGATGGTCACTCGTCCACAAACCATCGGTTATCTGCTGGCCGACTCTCCGGCCGGTACGGCGGCCTGGATGTACGAGAAATTCGCCGCCTGGACCGACAGTGATGGCAAGCCCGAGCGTGTGCTCAGTCGCGATGAAATGCTCGATGACATCAGCCTGTATTGGTTGACCAACAGCGGCGCGGCGTCCTCGCGTTTCTACTGGGAAAACAACAACAATAACTTCAGCGCCGCGGCTCAGAAGACCGACACTATCAAGGTTCCGGTCGGCATTACCGTGTTCCCCCACGAGATCTATCAGGCCCCGAAAACCTGGGCT
This window harbors:
- a CDS encoding response regulator transcription factor is translated as MKKPLLIAVVDDDESVRESLPDLLREFGFAVEAFPSAQVFLSSPNVASTRCLILDVAMPGMSGPELHTTLKLGGHAIPVIFITAHGDAGDRQKLMRTGVVDCLMKPFSEAQLLKALSAAFPVD
- a CDS encoding PAS domain-containing sensor histidine kinase, which codes for MSNEFDRVVDALPGVAFTALVDGSVDYVNQGWCTYTGRSASAAVGCGWQSAVHPDDLQSTANAWREAVRSGAPYRKELRLQQADGAYRWFVSDGKPMRDSQGRIIRWWVISVDIDEQKRDKALIAHALAEVSASQDRLSNIINAIPGFVWSAEPDGSVGFVNQRWCDYTGMSLDEARGNGWARSVHPDDAGQLAEYWGALLQSGEAGEYEARLRRFDGDYRWFLVRAVPQRDQWGTVVRWYGENTDIEDRKRAEMLAASIAIERQLSEETLSKVRSELAHLARVASLSTVTASIAHEVNQPLAGIITNASTCLRMLGADPPNVAGALETARRTIRDGNRAAEVINRLRALFSKKCLTLEPVDLNEAAREVIAMLLDELQRNDAKLHLEFADALPAVKADRVQLQQVILNLILNATEAMNTMTGRTRHLHVTTGLDEHQRVYLAVKDNGNGFDPLDAERLFQAFYTTKTSGMGIGLSISRSIIERHDGVLWACAHSGPGATFRFTLPRVTDQDADSTKEGH
- a CDS encoding organic hydroperoxide resistance protein is translated as MTAKKVLYTAKVHTTGARDGGTSRSDDGRLDILHSLPGSKGSGTNPEQLFAAGWSACFDGALGLAARALKVDLPADVAIDAEVDLCLEGDAYFLRARLNISLPGLERHVALALIETAHQTCPYSKAVRGNIDVVLNLA
- a CDS encoding quinone oxidoreductase family protein codes for the protein MNTMKAVMINAFGGPEVLAVQEVSLARPGPGQALVQVMAAGVNFMDTGARRGLGAAASPLPLTLGAEGAGVVLAIGPDVTDVVPGDRVAWYYVPGSYAQQVIAPVSQLVPLPDDIGFETAAGLMMQGLTASNLVFDVHALQKGDVAFIHAAAGGVGLMLTQMVKLLGGQAIGRVSHADKVDSVLAAGADYVVIGRAGHIAGQVERLVGEHAVNVVYDGTGSEGFSESLNLLDYFGTLALFGPFMDPIAPIDIFSIPRSIKLTYPVVMHHVRSRETLLARTQQLFTWVRTGRLNVNIGQRYSLAQAHQAHRDIESRRSTGKLIILPQE
- a CDS encoding MFS transporter, with translation MSGQAINATTPSISTRRAAWTVVGLCLLFNVIDGLDAMAMAFTASRVAAQWSLSAAQIGLLLSASLVGMTCGSLGAAPLANRHGRRRVLLASLMLSGVTMVLCFWSQGYCTLLCLRLLTGIGVGAVLVGANVLTHDHAPPTRRSLAIALQSVAFALGATLGGVLAHQLNDSLGWRYVFLTGGSLTLLVGAVGALWLRESASQLAAEQPGQGYCGLFSHGRWPSTCALAGVCFLLMFGFYFVMSWTPMLLTHSGFSARHGITGGMLLTVGGMFGALLLGLGANRWGCHRLLCMCLLFNAVLMLLMVTATRVPMLAIATGFTAGLLLYAAIAALFVLAPQAFDTPERTRGVGLVLATGRLGAIVSPTFAGVLLDAQWRPQDLFTVYAGSQLLAALLIWRSRRPTLEAG
- a CDS encoding epoxide hydrolase family protein — its product is MFAASSLYLRFRCRASLLGLALLAGSQAAWAASDAIRPYRIHVEEAQLTDLHKRIAATRWPDKETVNDSSQGVQLAQVQALVKYWGSGYDWRKAEARLNALPEFITTIDGVDIQFIHVRSRNPNALPLILTHGWPGSQFEFLKTIGPLTDPVAYGGRIEDSFDVVIPSIPGHGFSGKPTELGWGPDRVAKAWDVLMKRLGYSHYVSQGGDHGSVISDALGRLSPPGLLGIHLNMPATVPPELVKPINSGEPAPATLTEPERTAYNALSTFFGRNAAYGAMMVTRPQTIGYLLADSPAGTAAWMYEKFAAWTDSDGKPERVLSRDEMLDDISLYWLTNSGAASSRFYWENNNNNFSAAAQKTDTIKVPVGITVFPHEIYQAPKTWAQRAYPSLSYYSQVSKGGHFAAWEQPQLFSEELREAFRPLRSAAKR